ATCGCCCGCGGCAGTTCCCAGCCTTGCATCAGACCATAGATCATAGCAGAGGCATAGGAGTCTCCTGCACCGAATGTTTTAAGGACCTTCGTTTTGAAAATACCGCCTCTATATGCATTCCCTTCTCTTGTGTAAGCGATGGAACCTTCCGAACCATGCTTAATAAGGACGACTTTAGCATGATGTTGAAACCATTTTTCAGCGGTTAGCTTATCATTAACCTGGTGGCCGGCGAATTTCTCCATCATGTCGAATTCTTCCTGCGTACCAATAATGAAATCGCTTTTTTCCGCCGCCAGCTGATAATAGATTGAAGTTTCAGCAACATTGTTCCAAGTGTAAGGGCGATAATCCAAATCAAAGAATACGAATACGTTATGTTTGCGAGCATATTCCAGTGCAACAAAAACCGCTTCACGTGAAGGACTGGCTGCTAGTGCCGTTCCAGAAATAAGCAGAGCCTTAGATTGACTGATATATTCCTCGGATACTTCATCCGGTTTCAGCAGCAAATCAGCCACATTATCCCGGTACATCAAAATACTGCAATCGGTCGGACTTTTGATTTCGGTAATAGCAAGACCGGTTATAGCCCCCGTATTATCCACCGCTAACTGTGATGTATCAATTAATTTTTCTATCAAATATTGCTTGATGTAACGTCCCATCTGGTCATTCGCCAGCTTTCCGATAAAACCGCTCTTTAAGCCAAGATTGGCTGCCCCGACAGCGATATTCGCCGGGGACCCCCCAACATACTTAGTAAATGTTCTCGTCTTTTCCATAGGCTTGTTGATTTCGTTCGCATTTAAATCAATACATAGTCTTCCGACCGCTATTAAATCCAACTTCCGATTTACCGGAAATGTTAATGCACTCACGTCTGTCAGCACCTCCGCCTGTTTTGCTTCAAACTTTAATATGTAAAGCCTCAAGTAACGTTAAGTTGATATTGCAGGTTTGTGCAAAATGGGTTAAGCGCTTACCTTATGGCTAATTATAATCACATTTTTTCGGGAATGTAAACGCTTTTTTAAATGAGTTTTAAAGTTCTTTTTTTCACAATTATCTATTCTTACATATTAGAAATGTTTTCTTTATTATTGAATTTTCAGCCATTCGTCCTATTTTTCACATAGTTTTCTTCTTGCTAATAATTCTATTATCACGTATAGTAAAAGTGAGTTAAGCGCTTTCCCTAAATTGAACAATTTGACGGAAAGCAGGGATGTTTATGCTTCAAGTTGGGATTATCGGTGCGGGACGAATTGGAAAACTTCATGCAGCTAATATTCAGCAAATGAGTCATGTACGTGTACGTGCCATTTCGGATGTATGTATTTCAGGGCTGGATAACTGGGCTTCTGAATTAAACATCCCCGTTATAACGAATGATTACCGTGACTTATTAAATGACCCGGATATTCAGGCAGTTTTTATCTGTTCGCCAACCAGCACTCATGCTTCGATCATTCAAGAGGCCGCTGAAGCAGGTAAACACATATTTTGCGAAAAACCAATTAGTTTCTCTGTGGAAACAACAAGACAGGCTTTGGAAGCAGTTGAAAAAGCCGGAATCAAGATGCAGGTCGGCTTTAACCGGCGTTTTGACCTTAATTTCAAAAAAGCACGGGATGTTGTACAGGCGGGCACGATTGGAATTCCACATTTGCTGCGCATAACATCCCGTGACCCTGAACCGCCTTCACCTGAATATGTGTCCAAATCGGGCGGTCTGTTCATGGATATGACGATACATGATTTCGACATGGCCCGTTATGTCATGCAAAGTGAAGTGGTTGAAGTCTACGCACAGGGGGCCAATCTGATCGACCCGAAAATTGGAGAGTTAAACGATATTGACACAGCTGTGATCAACCTTCGTTTTGCTAATGGTGCATTAGGTGTTATAGAAAACAGCCGCAAGGCAGTGTATGGCTATGATCAACGTTTGGAAGCTTTCGGTTCAAAAGGGTGTGTATCTATAAACAATGAACGCCCGTCTACAGCCGTTGTAGCAACCTCTGACGGAGTAGAGATGGATAAGCCGCTTTTTTTCTTTTTGGAACGGTATACACAGGCCTATATCCAGGAAGTTCGGGACTTCGTCCGTTCTATCCTATTTAACGAACCTATCGTATGTAATGCCAACGATGGATTACAGGCTGAAAGAATAGCCCGGGCGGCAAAAGAATCACTTGTTTGCCGGCACCCCGTTACTCTTGAACTCAAAACACCGGTTATAAACACATAAACAATAAAATAGAGAAATTTATGATACATTCAGTAAGGAGGTTTACAAATGTCTAAATTAATGGTCAAACCCGAACCAAGAGATGA
This Paenibacillus larvae subsp. larvae DNA region includes the following protein-coding sequences:
- the iolC gene encoding 5-dehydro-2-deoxygluconokinase, giving the protein MSALTFPVNRKLDLIAVGRLCIDLNANEINKPMEKTRTFTKYVGGSPANIAVGAANLGLKSGFIGKLANDQMGRYIKQYLIEKLIDTSQLAVDNTGAITGLAITEIKSPTDCSILMYRDNVADLLLKPDEVSEEYISQSKALLISGTALAASPSREAVFVALEYARKHNVFVFFDLDYRPYTWNNVAETSIYYQLAAEKSDFIIGTQEEFDMMEKFAGHQVNDKLTAEKWFQHHAKVVLIKHGSEGSIAYTREGNAYRGGIFKTKVLKTFGAGDSYASAMIYGLMQGWELPRAMEYGSASAAIVISRHSCSEAMPTREELDSFIANGEYKRLSRMKTPIKNKWE
- the iolG gene encoding inositol 2-dehydrogenase, translating into MFMLQVGIIGAGRIGKLHAANIQQMSHVRVRAISDVCISGLDNWASELNIPVITNDYRDLLNDPDIQAVFICSPTSTHASIIQEAAEAGKHIFCEKPISFSVETTRQALEAVEKAGIKMQVGFNRRFDLNFKKARDVVQAGTIGIPHLLRITSRDPEPPSPEYVSKSGGLFMDMTIHDFDMARYVMQSEVVEVYAQGANLIDPKIGELNDIDTAVINLRFANGALGVIENSRKAVYGYDQRLEAFGSKGCVSINNERPSTAVVATSDGVEMDKPLFFFLERYTQAYIQEVRDFVRSILFNEPIVCNANDGLQAERIARAAKESLVCRHPVTLELKTPVINT